The Vicia villosa cultivar HV-30 ecotype Madison, WI linkage group LG1, Vvil1.0, whole genome shotgun sequence genome includes a region encoding these proteins:
- the LOC131620603 gene encoding peptidyl-prolyl cis-trans isomerase FKBP17-1, chloroplastic-like: MKMMIRESCVSRSTPRVCATLPHTKYPCIITRRPLSLSLISTTFSALIFSLPPPPSSSSPLPLPSSKHPIADFSELPDSGGVKALELLVGSGEVPSDGDQVEIHYYGRLAAKQGWRFDSTYEHKDENGDPSPFVFVLGSGKVIGGIDVAVRSMKVGGIRRVIIPPSLGYQNTSQEPIPPNFFDRQRLFTTIFNPTRLANGEGSTLGTLIFDIELVSTRHM; the protein is encoded by the exons atgaagatgatgataagAGAAAGTTGTGTCTCTAGAAGTACACCACGTGTATGTGCCACTCTTCCTCACACAAAATATCCATGCATTATTACAAGAAGACCCTTATCTCTATCCCTCATCTCCACCACTTtctctgctttaatcttctcaCTTCCTCCTCCCCCTTCATCTTCCTCTCCCTTACCCTTACCTTCTTCAAAACATCCAATAGCTGATTTCTCTGAACTCCCGGATTCCGGCGGTGTTAAGGCTTTGGAACTCCTTGTTGGTTCTGGTGAAGTTCCCTCAGATGGAGACCAG GTTGAGATTCATTACTATGGAAGACTAGCAGCAAAACAAGGATGGCGTTTTGATTCAACGTATGAGCATAAAGATGAGAATGGTGATCCTAGTCCTTTTGTCTTTGTCCTTGGTTCTGGTAAG GTAATTGGTGGGATTGATGTGGCAGTGAGATCAATGAAAGTAGGTGGAATTCGTAGAGTCATCATACCTCCATCACTTGGGTACCAAAACACATCACAGGAACCTATTCCACCTAAT TTCTTTGACAGGCAGAGGCTGTTTACTACAATTTTTAATCCAACTCGACTTGCAAATGGTGAAGGGTCTACTCTAGGGACACTTATATTTGATATTGAACTGGTTAGTACCAGGCATATGTGA